A region of Rhodanobacteraceae bacterium DNA encodes the following proteins:
- a CDS encoding deoxycytidylate deaminase-related protein, translated as MNTAVAGVKLPSETTHEVHKFSTSIRERLSEELVVAFIGPVASGVSSVARLVKKRLESEFRYDVPEIIKVSDFIRTYSSNVSEGSSLDQRIQSYQDAGNLLRANHGASILARLAVKRISEIRHKDGFEMGAADGMEIPKSVRRIYLIDSLKHPEEVDQLKEIYGNLFWLVGVFAPDYVREARLMALGVDREKIYPILKRDQGEASEFGQKVRKAFSRSDFFIRNATESIDNLNPIVNRFLDVLFGAEIRSPTVEESAMFHATTAASKSACMSRQVGAALVGSDDQLISVGWNDVPKFGGGLYEDAHMEQTPSDNDHRCYRWRERICHNDNEKAKIESKIVSGIRNALTKKAADAPLIKGAKQIPVTLSDEEIRGAIESSGISSLIEFSRAIHAEMSAILAVARDKRHSLRDSTLVVTTYPCHNCARHIVAAGVVKVIYIEPYEKSLATHLHPDSISEDERDTNKCHFIQFEGFAPRHILDLFQVKGERKKLGKLLEVDRKEALPIYRRHLDSFTVYEDKVVSDVAQQFEVKENEA; from the coding sequence ATGAACACTGCCGTTGCTGGTGTAAAGCTGCCTTCCGAGACTACACATGAAGTGCATAAATTTTCGACCTCGATCAGGGAACGGCTTTCCGAGGAGCTCGTTGTTGCGTTTATTGGTCCGGTTGCGTCTGGAGTTAGCTCTGTTGCTCGCCTGGTAAAGAAGCGTTTAGAGTCGGAGTTCCGTTACGATGTTCCGGAGATAATAAAGGTGAGTGATTTTATCCGGACTTATAGTAGCAATGTCTCTGAGGGTAGTAGTTTGGATCAACGGATTCAGTCTTATCAGGACGCGGGTAATCTGCTGCGGGCAAATCATGGAGCGTCGATATTGGCTCGGCTTGCTGTTAAGCGGATTTCCGAAATCCGCCACAAAGATGGTTTTGAAATGGGTGCTGCAGATGGGATGGAAATTCCGAAGTCTGTTCGTCGAATTTATTTGATTGACTCACTAAAGCACCCAGAGGAAGTAGATCAGCTTAAAGAAATTTATGGAAATCTTTTTTGGCTTGTTGGCGTATTTGCACCAGATTATGTTCGTGAGGCGCGGTTGATGGCATTAGGAGTAGACCGAGAAAAGATCTATCCGATTTTAAAAAGAGACCAAGGGGAGGCGTCAGAGTTTGGGCAAAAGGTACGTAAGGCGTTTTCACGGTCTGATTTTTTTATCAGGAATGCAACAGAGAGTATTGACAATTTGAATCCGATTGTAAATCGGTTCCTGGATGTATTATTTGGTGCTGAGATCAGAAGTCCAACGGTCGAAGAGTCTGCCATGTTTCATGCGACCACCGCTGCCTCAAAGTCGGCCTGCATGTCGCGACAGGTGGGTGCGGCGCTGGTTGGGAGTGACGATCAGCTAATTTCCGTGGGCTGGAATGATGTGCCGAAATTCGGTGGTGGTCTTTACGAAGACGCTCATATGGAGCAAACCCCATCTGATAATGACCACCGCTGTTATAGATGGCGAGAGCGAATTTGTCACAATGATAACGAGAAGGCAAAGATTGAAAGCAAAATCGTATCTGGTATTCGGAACGCACTAACTAAGAAAGCTGCAGATGCCCCGCTAATCAAGGGGGCGAAGCAGATTCCCGTCACGCTCTCCGACGAGGAGATTCGGGGTGCTATAGAGAGTTCCGGAATTTCTTCGCTGATTGAATTCTCACGAGCGATCCATGCTGAAATGTCAGCTATTTTGGCAGTGGCGCGAGACAAGCGGCACAGTCTCAGAGATAGCACTTTGGTAGTTACTACCTACCCTTGCCATAATTGCGCTCGCCACATTGTGGCTGCGGGCGTTGTTAAAGTTATCTATATTGAACCTTATGAAAAGAGCCTTGCGACACATTTGCATCCTGACTCGATTTCAGAAGATGAACGAGATACTAATAAATGCCACTTTATTCAATTTGAAGGGTTTGCGCCCCGACATATCTTGGACTTGTTTCAGGTAAAAGGTGAACGAAAGAAGCTTGGCAAATTATTGGAGGTAGATCGTAAGGAAGCGCTACCTATTTATAGAAGGCATCTTGACAGTTTTACAGTTTATGAGGACAAGGTTGTCAGCGATGTGGCTCAACAATTCGAGGTGAAAGAGAATGAAGCGTAA